In bacterium, a single genomic region encodes these proteins:
- a CDS encoding patatin-like phospholipase family protein: MSTYRILSMDGGGIRGLITAILIQRLSQAPGLSGWLNQTDLLAGTSTGGLLALGIAKGLDIEVIRALYEKKGTKVFDDSWLDDVFDLGKVIGADYGLTGLKSELKAILGETRLKDLKTKVLITAFDLDNEDPNPSRRRWKPKLFHNFRSPSDPGDGDQLAWKVGVYTAAAPTYFPSFEGYIDGGVYATNPSMCALAQSQDVRLPNRPAFGDVVLFSLGTGTPLEYVRGQTLNWGYAQWAKPLVSLMLDGVAGIADYQCRQLLGDRYCRVGPAFPPDMKIPMDGVGKIQEMIDFANSVDLKPAVAWLKANWI; this comes from the coding sequence ATGAGCACATATCGCATTCTGTCCATGGACGGTGGGGGGATTCGCGGGTTGATCACCGCCATCCTCATTCAACGGCTGTCGCAAGCACCCGGCCTGAGCGGGTGGCTGAACCAGACCGATCTGCTGGCGGGGACATCGACCGGCGGCCTTCTGGCGCTGGGCATCGCCAAGGGACTGGACATCGAGGTCATCCGCGCGCTGTATGAGAAGAAAGGCACGAAGGTGTTCGACGACAGCTGGCTGGATGATGTCTTCGACCTGGGCAAAGTCATCGGTGCCGACTATGGTCTGACTGGGCTGAAAAGCGAACTGAAGGCGATCCTGGGCGAGACCAGACTCAAGGACTTGAAAACCAAGGTCCTGATCACCGCCTTCGATCTGGACAACGAGGACCCCAATCCATCACGGCGGCGCTGGAAGCCAAAGCTGTTCCACAATTTTAGGAGCCCGTCGGATCCCGGCGACGGCGATCAATTGGCCTGGAAGGTGGGGGTCTACACCGCCGCGGCTCCGACCTATTTCCCCTCCTTCGAGGGATACATCGACGGCGGAGTCTATGCGACCAATCCGAGCATGTGCGCGCTGGCGCAGTCGCAGGATGTCCGGTTGCCGAACCGTCCCGCCTTCGGCGATGTCGTGTTGTTCTCGTTGGGAACGGGCACGCCGCTGGAGTATGTGCGCGGGCAGACGCTCAATTGGGGGTATGCGCAGTGGGCCAAACCGCTGGTCAGTCTCATGCTCGACGGCGTCGCCGGAATCGCCGACTACCAATGCCGCCAGTTGCTCGGCGATCGCTACTGCCGTGTCGGACCGGCGTTCCCGCCTGATATGAAGATTCCGATGGATGGCGTCGGCAAGATCCAAGAGATGATCGACTTCGCCAATTCCGTCGACCTGAAGCCGGCGGTCGCCTGGCTGAAGGCGAACTGGATCTGA
- a CDS encoding DUF192 domain-containing protein, which translates to MLRAINRTKSDTILAANVTWAGTSQQRRRGWLGRASVAPDEAIYLTPCEGVHTIGMRFPIDVAFLGADGRVLATQHGLKPWRISKLVFRAAGVLELSPGRLRATGAEVGDLIEFEETGGPSPE; encoded by the coding sequence ATGTTGCGCGCGATCAATCGAACGAAAAGCGACACCATCCTCGCCGCAAACGTGACCTGGGCCGGGACATCGCAACAACGTCGTCGCGGTTGGCTGGGGCGGGCCTCTGTCGCGCCGGATGAGGCGATCTACCTCACTCCCTGCGAGGGGGTCCATACCATTGGCATGAGATTTCCGATCGACGTGGCCTTTCTCGGCGCCGATGGGCGCGTTCTTGCCACGCAACACGGCCTGAAGCCGTGGCGCATCTCGAAACTGGTCTTCCGCGCCGCCGGGGTGCTGGAGCTATCTCCGGGACGGCTGCGGGCGACCGGCGCCGAAGTGGGGGATCTGATCGAGTTTGAGGAGACCGGCGGGCCTTCGCCGGAGTGA
- a CDS encoding type II secretion system F family protein, with the protein MNFSLLTVAIFLGFFGLLITILLFVFRSRDPLERRLRDVREGGAPLEGGRSGEGPSLLVSVDPSSYTSLRADLTRAGFRGRHAVTWYWILRVFWGAVLGLLGYWVQDQYIAKGPLKVLLPLGAAVFGYALPYLIVSSRTRTRRENIQRAIPNVLDLIIVCVEAGLSLNAAIQRIAREMRHTYPELATELSILNQEFFLGVGRADAFRNLALRTGVDELRSLATVLMQSDKLGTSIADVLRVQAEILRTKRRQRAMEDAQKLPIKLLFPLILFIFPELLVVLLGPAALRLYRSLTEMSR; encoded by the coding sequence GTGAACTTCTCCCTGCTGACCGTCGCAATCTTCCTCGGCTTTTTCGGGCTGCTGATCACGATTCTGCTGTTCGTGTTCCGCTCGCGTGATCCGCTGGAGCGGCGGTTGCGCGATGTGCGCGAGGGTGGCGCGCCGCTGGAGGGTGGTCGGTCGGGCGAGGGGCCCTCGCTTTTAGTCAGCGTCGATCCGAGTTCCTACACCTCGCTGCGGGCCGATCTGACCCGCGCCGGCTTCCGCGGACGGCATGCGGTGACCTGGTACTGGATCCTGCGGGTCTTCTGGGGCGCGGTCCTCGGGCTTCTCGGCTACTGGGTCCAGGACCAGTATATCGCCAAGGGACCGCTGAAGGTGCTCCTGCCGCTGGGCGCGGCGGTATTCGGCTATGCGCTGCCCTATCTGATCGTGAGCAGCCGGACGCGGACCCGGCGCGAGAACATCCAGCGCGCCATTCCCAACGTGCTCGATCTGATCATCGTCTGCGTCGAGGCGGGGCTGAGTCTCAACGCCGCCATCCAGCGCATCGCGCGCGAGATGCGGCACACCTACCCGGAACTGGCCACTGAACTGAGCATCCTCAATCAGGAATTCTTCCTCGGTGTCGGACGGGCCGATGCCTTCCGCAATCTGGCGCTGCGCACCGGCGTCGATGAACTGCGCTCGCTGGCGACCGTGCTCATGCAATCGGACAAACTGGGAACCAGCATTGCCGATGTCCTGCGCGTGCAGGCGGAAATCCTGCGCACCAAACGGCGTCAGCGCGCCATGGAGGATGCGCAGAAGCTGCCAATTAAGTTGCTGTTTCCGCTCATCCTGTTCATATTCCCGGAGTTGTTGGTGGTGCTCCTGGGGCCGGCGGCCCTGCGGTTGTATCGGTCGCTGACGGAAATGTCGCGGTAG
- a CDS encoding type II secretion system F family protein gives MNLQYLAIIVFAGFFLLSLVIFLVAYDRLGKRNRKLRDRMRRIVEGQSQAPEKDFLILRDQSYSTIPFLDRLLGRMTSARYLQDVINQAGLPMRAGALVLAALSLGSVIGLVITLLMQSRLLGFLAFIVILPIPFFWVFWRRAKRIDRFEELLPEAIDLTVNALRSGFSLEAAMSLAAQEMPDPVGTEFAITYEEQNLGVEFVQALESMVRRMPSDDLRIMTTAISIQRRTGGNLAEILAMLARMIRERFLLRREIRIHTAQGRLSGLILVILPLVMAILVQFLNPEYLKVLYDDPAGMYLIVGALVLQIIGIMAIRRIVRLRY, from the coding sequence GTGAACCTGCAGTACCTCGCCATCATCGTCTTTGCCGGCTTCTTCCTGCTGTCGCTGGTGATCTTCCTGGTCGCCTACGACCGTCTGGGCAAGCGCAACCGCAAACTGCGCGACCGCATGCGCCGCATCGTCGAGGGGCAATCGCAGGCGCCGGAAAAAGACTTCCTCATCCTGCGCGACCAGTCGTACAGCACCATCCCCTTCCTCGACCGCCTGCTCGGGCGGATGACCTCGGCGCGGTATCTGCAGGATGTCATCAACCAGGCCGGGCTGCCGATGCGCGCCGGCGCGTTGGTGCTGGCGGCGCTCTCGCTGGGCAGCGTCATCGGGCTGGTCATCACGCTGCTTATGCAATCACGGCTTCTGGGATTTCTCGCCTTCATCGTCATCTTGCCGATTCCGTTTTTCTGGGTGTTCTGGCGGCGCGCCAAGCGCATTGACCGTTTCGAGGAACTGCTTCCCGAAGCGATTGATTTGACCGTCAACGCACTCCGGTCGGGGTTCTCGCTGGAGGCGGCGATGAGTCTGGCGGCGCAGGAGATGCCCGATCCGGTCGGCACCGAGTTCGCGATCACGTATGAAGAGCAGAACCTCGGCGTCGAATTCGTGCAGGCTCTGGAAAGCATGGTGCGGCGCATGCCCAGTGACGATCTGCGGATCATGACCACCGCGATTTCGATCCAGCGCCGGACCGGCGGCAACCTCGCCGAAATCCTCGCGATGCTGGCGCGGATGATCCGCGAGCGCTTCCTGCTGCGGCGGGAAATCCGCATTCATACCGCGCAGGGACGGCTCTCCGGGCTGATTCTGGTTATTCTGCCGCTGGTCATGGCGATCCTCGTGCAATTCCTGAATCCCGAGTACCTGAAGGTGCTTTATGACGATCCTGCCGGCATGTATCTGATCGTCGGGGCCCTCGTCCTGCAGATCATCGGCATCATGGCTATCCGCCGGATCGTTCGACTGCGCTATTAG
- a CDS encoding ATPase, T2SS/T4P/T4SS family, producing the protein MAFRPRSGFGRPPASEKREPAKPASQTAPAAPVSAEKRDAFGELKSHIHQTLINRLDLSVLITVDRTVLQSQIGRVTESLLLEEGLNLTPEVKERLITEIRDELLGLGPLEQYMNRPEVSDILVNGYNQVYIEEGGKLQLTETRFKDNDHLMKIIDRIVTRVGRRLDEASPMVDARLPDGSRVNAIIPPLALDGPMLSIRRFRTNVLSIEDLLERGSITPPLFEFLKGAIKSRLNIVISGGTGSGKTTLLNILSAYIPDDERIVTIEDSAELQLQQPHVIRLETRPPNIEGRGTVTQRDLLRNALRMRPDRILIGEVRGAEIYDMLQAMNTGHDGSLTTIHANSTRDCLLRLETLMLLSGIDIPGRAIRELIASSINLLVQVTRYSDGSRRVSSISEIVGMEQSTITLQEIFRFERQGLGEGGRVLGVFRPTGIRPKAVNHLAAAGIQLPTELFDPEGTPL; encoded by the coding sequence ATGGCATTTCGTCCACGATCAGGATTCGGTCGTCCGCCCGCGTCCGAAAAGCGCGAGCCCGCCAAACCGGCGTCCCAGACCGCCCCGGCTGCTCCGGTGTCGGCCGAAAAACGCGACGCCTTCGGCGAGCTGAAATCCCACATCCATCAGACCCTGATCAACCGACTCGACCTCTCCGTCCTGATCACCGTCGACCGCACCGTCCTGCAGTCGCAGATCGGCCGTGTCACCGAGTCGCTGCTCCTCGAAGAAGGGCTCAACCTGACCCCCGAGGTCAAGGAGCGGCTGATCACCGAAATCCGCGACGAGCTGCTCGGCCTGGGGCCGCTGGAGCAGTACATGAACCGCCCGGAGGTCTCCGATATCCTCGTCAACGGCTACAACCAGGTCTACATCGAAGAGGGCGGCAAGCTGCAGTTGACCGAGACGCGCTTCAAGGACAACGACCACTTGATGAAGATTATCGACCGGATCGTGACCCGCGTCGGACGCCGTCTCGACGAGGCCTCGCCGATGGTCGATGCGCGGCTGCCCGATGGCTCGCGCGTCAACGCGATCATACCGCCGTTGGCGCTGGACGGGCCGATGTTGTCCATCCGCCGATTTCGCACCAACGTGCTCAGCATCGAGGATCTGCTGGAGCGCGGCTCGATCACGCCGCCGCTCTTCGAATTCTTGAAGGGCGCGATCAAGTCACGGCTGAACATCGTGATCTCCGGCGGCACCGGCTCGGGGAAGACCACGCTTTTGAACATCCTCTCGGCCTACATCCCCGACGACGAACGCATCGTGACGATTGAGGATTCGGCCGAGTTGCAGTTGCAGCAGCCGCATGTGATCCGCCTGGAAACGCGCCCGCCGAACATCGAGGGGCGCGGCACGGTGACCCAGCGCGATCTGTTGCGCAACGCGCTGCGCATGCGTCCCGACCGCATCCTCATCGGCGAGGTGCGCGGCGCCGAGATCTACGACATGCTGCAGGCGATGAACACCGGCCACGACGGCTCGCTCACCACCATCCACGCCAACAGCACGCGCGATTGCCTGCTGCGTCTGGAGACGCTGATGCTGCTCTCCGGGATCGACATTCCCGGACGCGCCATCCGCGAACTGATCGCCAGCAGCATCAACCTGCTGGTGCAGGTGACGCGCTACAGCGACGGCTCGCGGCGGGTCTCATCGATCTCCGAGATCGTCGGCATGGAGCAGAGCACGATCACGCTGCAGGAGATCTTCCGCTTCGAGCGCCAGGGATTGGGCGAAGGCGGACGGGTGCTCGGCGTGTTCCGTCCCACCGGGATCCGTCCCAAGGCGGTCAACCACCTGGCGGCGGCCGGCATCCAGTTGCCCACCGAACTGTTTGATCCGGAAGGGACGCCGTTGTGA
- a CDS encoding AAA family ATPase produces MGPNVTAIIVDSDGGFRKAVRQQLKGFPGVELVGEAENFAAAQELLLRTRPHLVFLELPTRPDEALAAADRWRKEHPQLRIFATSASKTPDLILTAFRSGVSEYLSKPLEVKELHSALDRVVRLIEAETAHARSAGNVIAVFSKKGGLGVTTIAVNLAVALAAAGRETVIADLAFDIGDVASQLDLEPDFRMTDILDPRGEVDPARLQGSLIRHKSGLLYLGEKEVTSTSEGITAKQLSQMLSHLRDSYNDVVLDLPHTFDAYTYEALQIADRILLVATCELSTIRATRYALQVFRSLGFDDNKVKVILNRVSRKDAISEEQFCETAGCRVAYRIPSDYRTVIEAINAGEPLVISNQKSNVARSLSEMARMSMSPNGSAPAN; encoded by the coding sequence ATGGGACCTAACGTTACGGCCATCATTGTGGATTCCGATGGCGGATTCCGCAAGGCGGTGCGCCAGCAACTGAAGGGATTCCCCGGCGTCGAGCTGGTGGGCGAGGCGGAAAACTTCGCGGCGGCGCAGGAGTTGCTCCTGCGCACGCGTCCGCACCTGGTCTTTCTCGAGTTGCCCACACGCCCGGATGAGGCGTTGGCGGCGGCCGACCGCTGGCGCAAGGAGCATCCCCAACTGCGCATCTTCGCCACCTCGGCGTCGAAGACGCCGGATCTCATCTTAACGGCCTTCCGCTCCGGGGTGAGCGAGTATCTGTCGAAGCCGCTGGAAGTGAAGGAACTGCACAGCGCGCTGGACCGGGTGGTCCGTCTGATCGAGGCCGAGACCGCCCACGCCCGCTCGGCCGGCAATGTGATCGCCGTCTTCAGCAAGAAAGGCGGACTGGGAGTCACCACCATCGCTGTCAATCTGGCGGTGGCACTGGCCGCCGCCGGACGCGAGACGGTCATCGCCGATCTGGCCTTCGACATCGGCGACGTGGCCAGCCAGCTGGACCTCGAACCGGATTTCAGAATGACCGACATCCTCGATCCGCGCGGCGAGGTCGATCCCGCCCGCCTGCAGGGGTCGCTGATCCGGCACAAGTCGGGCCTTCTCTACCTGGGCGAAAAGGAAGTCACCAGTACGTCCGAGGGGATCACCGCCAAGCAGTTGAGCCAGATGCTCTCCCACCTGCGGGATTCCTACAACGACGTGGTGCTCGATTTGCCGCATACCTTCGACGCCTACACCTACGAGGCGTTGCAGATCGCCGACCGCATCCTGCTGGTGGCCACCTGTGAACTGTCGACGATCCGGGCCACGCGCTACGCGCTGCAGGTGTTCCGGTCGCTGGGCTTTGACGACAACAAGGTGAAGGTGATCCTCAACCGCGTTTCGCGCAAAGACGCCATCTCCGAGGAGCAGTTCTGCGAGACCGCGGGCTGCCGGGTGGCATACCGGATTCCCAGCGACTACCGCACGGTGATCGAGGCGATCAACGCCGGTGAGCCGCTGGTGATCAGCAACCAGAAGTCGAACGTCGCACGCAGTCTGAGCGAAATGGCGCGCATGTCCATGTCGCCGAACGGATCGGCGCCGGCGAATTAA
- a CDS encoding pilus assembly protein TadG-related protein — protein sequence MRRMLETFHQDERGAVVVLVGALMGLLLVFCVYAIDIGQLVLVRTQLQNAADAAALAGARVGGLTGGDTAAAQLEAMMASGTNRALVDVGDGRSNVMGNVVINDGDVTFPQARRIHVVTHRTEETDDSFVSYFIRIFDKDRAGEMTARAAAEFFWVCGGKCLEPWAPPDRWFDADGNGEYNPDSIRNPNEYYDPIATGYTDADLGQPITIILGNGNQDGFGQFWYYSVDFPPRNDGDPVSGADRYRDWMCQGCLDSSFTVDPGDELVVEPGKQVGPNSAGLNCIVGSDPTAEWDEATGTVVNSAFSVSPRIVKCALFDPHIGLADDGSGRKYVRVVKIMVLFVESTSNNNQQITGRFMRLSEPGGTVCANQNDPTFLYKTTLVE from the coding sequence ATGAGACGCATGCTTGAGACTTTTCATCAGGACGAACGGGGCGCGGTGGTCGTCTTGGTGGGCGCGCTTATGGGCCTGCTGTTGGTTTTCTGCGTGTATGCGATTGACATTGGCCAGCTGGTATTGGTACGGACGCAACTGCAGAACGCTGCCGACGCCGCAGCGCTGGCGGGTGCCCGCGTGGGCGGGCTGACGGGCGGCGACACCGCCGCGGCGCAGCTCGAGGCCATGATGGCTTCCGGTACCAACCGCGCCCTCGTCGATGTCGGTGATGGCAGGAGCAACGTCATGGGGAATGTCGTCATCAACGACGGCGATGTCACCTTCCCGCAGGCCCGACGCATCCATGTCGTCACCCATCGCACCGAAGAAACGGATGATTCCTTTGTCAGTTACTTCATACGCATCTTCGACAAGGACAGGGCAGGCGAGATGACCGCGCGCGCCGCGGCCGAATTCTTCTGGGTCTGCGGGGGCAAGTGCCTCGAGCCATGGGCGCCGCCCGACCGCTGGTTTGACGCCGACGGCAATGGCGAGTACAACCCTGACAGCATCAGGAATCCCAACGAATATTATGACCCCATCGCCACGGGGTACACCGACGCCGACCTGGGCCAGCCGATTACGATCATCCTCGGCAACGGCAATCAGGATGGCTTCGGCCAATTCTGGTATTACTCTGTCGACTTCCCGCCGCGCAACGACGGTGACCCGGTTTCAGGGGCTGACCGGTACCGCGACTGGATGTGTCAGGGGTGCCTGGACTCCTCCTTTACTGTTGATCCGGGCGATGAGTTGGTCGTTGAACCCGGAAAGCAAGTGGGGCCGAACTCCGCTGGACTGAACTGCATTGTCGGGAGCGATCCGACCGCAGAATGGGACGAGGCCACTGGTACGGTCGTGAACTCCGCCTTCAGTGTGAGCCCGCGCATCGTCAAATGCGCGCTCTTCGATCCGCACATTGGACTTGCCGATGACGGCTCCGGACGCAAGTATGTCAGAGTGGTCAAGATCATGGTGCTGTTTGTCGAGAGCACTTCAAACAATAATCAGCAGATCACCGGCCGCTTTATGCGGCTGAGCGAGCCGGGCGGCACCGTGTGTGCCAATCAGAACGATCCGACCTTTCTGTATAAGACAACACTGGTCGAGTAG
- a CDS encoding pilus assembly protein N-terminal domain-containing protein, with translation MCAGTLSARAQGGVAELRVVEGHSRVLRHREKIKSVSVANTEVADVVAVTPDELVVIGKKVGNTTLIVFGETTPYVMHNIIVDRNFSGQQILLEVQIGEVNRSTLKELGFDFTWVNTDDNFITEGEKTVGSFGGQTQVPKVPVLPNQGLTGFFRFVGDYNQISAAVRALQQRGDYKLLASPQLLCLSGNEASFLAGGEIPVPSSVSNVGGVTQLTLEWKEYGVRLNFTPTIIDSTLINLRVRPEVSSLDYNNAVLLSGFSIPALLTRRADATVELNSGDGLLLGGLVSSERVKNVQKIPILGHLPIIGALFTRHESSTAENELLILVSPRLYTAGAETLPELPWDGVSGDEGPVVPSPEEAVPPEGGSQGE, from the coding sequence ATGTGTGCCGGAACTCTGTCCGCGCGCGCCCAGGGAGGGGTGGCGGAATTGCGCGTGGTCGAAGGACACTCGAGGGTCCTCCGCCACCGCGAAAAGATCAAGAGCGTCTCGGTCGCCAACACCGAAGTCGCCGACGTTGTGGCGGTGACCCCGGATGAGCTGGTCGTGATTGGCAAAAAGGTCGGCAACACGACGCTGATCGTCTTCGGCGAGACCACACCCTATGTGATGCACAACATCATCGTCGACCGCAACTTTTCCGGCCAGCAGATCCTGCTGGAGGTGCAGATCGGCGAGGTGAACCGCAGCACGCTCAAGGAACTGGGATTCGACTTCACCTGGGTGAACACCGACGACAACTTCATTACCGAAGGGGAAAAGACGGTCGGCAGTTTCGGCGGCCAGACCCAGGTGCCGAAAGTCCCGGTTCTGCCCAATCAGGGGTTGACCGGCTTTTTCCGTTTTGTCGGTGATTACAATCAGATTTCGGCGGCGGTACGCGCGCTGCAACAGCGCGGCGACTACAAACTGCTCGCCTCGCCGCAGTTGCTCTGCTTAAGCGGCAACGAGGCCAGTTTCCTCGCCGGCGGCGAAATTCCGGTCCCGTCCTCGGTCAGCAACGTCGGCGGCGTAACCCAGTTGACGCTGGAGTGGAAGGAATACGGCGTGCGGCTTAACTTCACGCCGACAATCATCGATTCGACGTTGATCAATCTCCGGGTCCGTCCCGAAGTCAGCAGTCTGGACTACAACAACGCCGTGCTGTTGTCGGGATTCTCGATCCCGGCGCTTCTGACCCGGCGCGCCGACGCAACCGTGGAACTCAACAGCGGCGATGGACTCCTGCTCGGCGGCCTGGTGTCGAGCGAGCGCGTAAAGAATGTGCAAAAGATCCCGATTCTCGGGCATCTCCCGATCATCGGGGCGTTGTTCACACGTCATGAGAGCAGCACGGCGGAGAACGAATTGCTGATTCTCGTCTCGCCGCGACTGTATACCGCGGGCGCCGAAACCCTACCCGAGTTGCCGTGGGATGGTGTCAGCGGCGACGAGGGTCCGGTGGTGCCGTCGCCCGAGGAGGCGGTGCCGCCGGAAGGCGGCTCGCAGGGAGAGTAA
- the cpaB gene encoding Flp pilus assembly protein CpaB, producing MRTRSFIAIGFVALLCAAVATALVVMYLQKTAQEAKAGPVLTPVVVATSDLSFGQTLTASNLRIAMFPQESVPKGAISEIDSLIGQSTKVFLAENEPVLATKLSSIGGGLSLKIEPPLRGMSIKVDRVSGVSGFILPGDRVDVIAVVDERGARRDATAKTILQNIEVLAAGEKTEKQGNEPITMQSVTLLVDIESAEKLTLAQSQGKVHLSLRNPNDTEIAKESEGVTAGDLIHGKKEEKPQPAPSRAVAKTPPAKTEPAKPIVRPDTVTIFRGTEAKTVKPAMQPTPAPQDTSSTKPTGE from the coding sequence ATGCGCACGCGCTCGTTTATCGCTATCGGCTTTGTTGCTTTGCTCTGCGCGGCGGTGGCCACCGCACTGGTCGTCATGTACCTGCAAAAGACCGCGCAGGAGGCCAAGGCCGGGCCGGTGCTGACGCCGGTGGTTGTGGCAACCTCCGACCTGTCGTTCGGCCAGACGCTCACCGCCTCCAATCTGCGGATCGCGATGTTTCCGCAGGAGAGCGTGCCCAAGGGCGCAATCTCCGAGATTGACAGCTTGATCGGGCAGAGCACCAAGGTCTTCCTGGCGGAGAACGAGCCGGTGCTGGCGACCAAACTCTCTTCGATCGGAGGCGGGCTTTCGCTGAAGATCGAGCCGCCATTGCGCGGCATGTCGATCAAGGTCGACCGGGTCTCGGGCGTGAGCGGCTTCATCCTGCCGGGCGACCGCGTCGACGTCATCGCCGTGGTCGACGAGCGCGGTGCGCGCCGCGACGCGACGGCCAAGACCATTTTGCAAAACATCGAAGTCCTCGCCGCCGGGGAGAAGACCGAGAAGCAGGGGAACGAGCCGATCACGATGCAATCGGTCACCCTGCTGGTCGACATCGAGAGCGCCGAGAAACTGACGCTGGCCCAAAGCCAGGGCAAGGTGCATCTGTCGTTGCGCAATCCCAACGACACCGAGATCGCCAAGGAGTCGGAGGGCGTGACCGCCGGGGATCTGATCCACGGCAAGAAGGAAGAGAAGCCGCAACCGGCGCCGTCGCGCGCTGTGGCCAAGACACCGCCCGCCAAGACCGAGCCGGCGAAACCCATTGTGAGACCCGACACAGTCACTATATTCCGTGGCACGGAAGCCAAGACGGTCAAGCCGGCGATGCAGCCGACGCCGGCGCCGCAGGACACGTCATCCACCAAGCCAACAGGAGAATGA
- a CDS encoding TadE/TadG family type IV pilus assembly protein — MQSAILERRTRRHQGRFECGQAVVEFAFILPLLLILVFGITELGRMLMRTNVLTQAAREGARAAAVGVDSASVVSRVEAILSSAGVDATDNPVVDIAPADANGMINVTVTCEFDVVPGRLLPFSGTLTLRGASAMRKEN; from the coding sequence ATGCAGAGCGCCATCCTCGAGCGGCGGACGCGCAGGCATCAAGGACGATTCGAGTGCGGGCAGGCCGTGGTCGAATTCGCCTTTATCCTGCCGTTGCTTCTCATCCTCGTCTTCGGCATCACCGAACTGGGCCGCATGTTGATGCGGACGAATGTGCTCACGCAGGCCGCGCGCGAAGGCGCGCGGGCGGCCGCCGTGGGCGTCGATTCGGCCTCGGTGGTGAGTCGTGTCGAAGCGATCCTCTCCTCCGCCGGCGTCGATGCCACCGATAACCCGGTGGTCGACATCGCCCCGGCCGATGCCAATGGCATGATTAACGTGACCGTCACCTGTGAGTTCGATGTGGTTCCCGGGCGACTCCTGCCGTTTTCCGGCACGCTGACTTTGCGGGGCGCGTCAGCGATGCGCAAAGAGAATTGA
- a CDS encoding A24 family peptidase: MVESVAPDSLLASLPVGIAAIVVALCLVTDLLWRRIPNVVTLPAAGVGLILALMAGGWKGLSFSAGGFVVGFTLMILPYYVGGMGAGDVKLMAALGALLGIAAIIQVFLYTALIGGVLAVVSALWKGTLIRALRNIVDWTTSLVLQGLAGVRGGLKDTQLAQTAGVIPYGVAIALGLYAYLAFGRII; the protein is encoded by the coding sequence TTGGTTGAAAGTGTTGCGCCCGATTCGCTGTTGGCCTCGCTGCCTGTGGGTATTGCTGCGATCGTGGTGGCCCTCTGTCTGGTCACCGATCTCCTCTGGAGACGGATTCCGAATGTGGTAACTCTTCCAGCCGCCGGCGTGGGCCTGATTCTGGCCCTGATGGCCGGTGGCTGGAAGGGGTTGTCGTTCTCAGCAGGTGGTTTCGTCGTAGGCTTCACGCTGATGATCTTGCCGTACTATGTGGGCGGTATGGGTGCCGGCGATGTGAAGCTGATGGCAGCGCTTGGAGCACTTCTCGGTATCGCTGCCATCATCCAGGTGTTCCTTTACACGGCTCTCATCGGCGGAGTGCTGGCGGTAGTCAGCGCTCTTTGGAAGGGAACCTTGATCCGGGCGCTCCGCAACATTGTCGATTGGACGACATCCTTAGTGTTGCAGGGGCTGGCAGGGGTGCGAGGCGGGCTCAAAGATACCCAGCTGGCCCAGACCGCCGGGGTCATCCCCTACGGCGTTGCAATTGCGCTGGGCCTCTATGCTTATCTCGCTTTTGGGCGGATTATTTGA
- a CDS encoding Flp family type IVb pilin, with the protein MLKKLIRDEHGQDMIEWGMLAAFISVVAIIAVDAIGGIVKGWYDTIQTDITNPTP; encoded by the coding sequence ATGCTCAAGAAACTCATCCGTGACGAACACGGACAGGACATGATCGAATGGGGTATGCTGGCGGCGTTCATATCGGTCGTTGCGATTATCGCCGTAGATGCCATTGGCGGAATCGTCAAGGGCTGGTATGATACGATCCAGACTGACATTACCAACCCGACCCCGTAA